Proteins encoded in a region of the Anoxybacillus amylolyticus genome:
- a CDS encoding RNA-guided endonuclease InsQ/TnpB family protein, whose translation MVNKAYQFRLYPTKEQEQLLAKTFGCVRFVYNKMLEERIQIYEKFKDDKEALKKQTFPTPAKYKKEFPWLKEVDSLALANAQLNLQKAFQNFFSGRAGFPKFKNRKAKQSYTTNVVNGNIQLSDGYIKLPKRKWVKFKQHREIPAHHIIKACTITKTKTGKYYVSILTEYEHQPVPKEIQTVVGLDFSMNTLYVDSEGKRANYPRFYRQALEKLAKEQRILSRRKKGSNRWHKQRLKIAKLHEKMANQRKDFLHKESHQLAKLYDCVVIEDLNMKGMSQVLNFGKSVHDNGWGMFTTFLQYKLEEQGKKLIKIDKWFPSSKTCSCCGQVKESLSLSERTFRCECGFESDRDVNAAINIKHEGMKRLAIA comes from the coding sequence ATGGTAAACAAAGCCTATCAGTTCCGCTTGTACCCAACAAAAGAACAAGAACAGCTGCTTGCCAAAACCTTCGGTTGTGTCCGTTTCGTTTATAACAAAATGCTTGAAGAACGCATACAAATTTATGAAAAGTTCAAAGACGACAAAGAAGCTTTGAAAAAACAAACATTTCCGACCCCTGCCAAGTACAAAAAGGAGTTTCCTTGGCTTAAAGAAGTGGATAGCCTTGCGTTAGCAAACGCCCAATTGAATTTGCAGAAAGCGTTTCAAAATTTCTTTTCGGGTCGTGCTGGATTTCCAAAGTTCAAAAACCGCAAGGCGAAACAGTCGTACACCACAAATGTGGTCAATGGCAATATTCAACTTTCAGATGGCTATATCAAGTTACCCAAACGGAAATGGGTCAAGTTCAAGCAACATCGGGAGATTCCTGCCCACCATATCATCAAGGCTTGTACGATCACGAAAACAAAAACAGGAAAATACTATGTTTCTATTCTTACAGAGTACGAACATCAACCTGTACCAAAAGAAATACAAACGGTTGTTGGGCTTGATTTTTCCATGAATACGCTGTATGTCGATAGCGAGGGTAAGAGAGCCAATTATCCTCGTTTCTATCGGCAAGCATTGGAAAAATTAGCGAAAGAACAACGGATATTATCACGCCGAAAGAAAGGGTCTAATCGTTGGCATAAACAGCGTCTGAAAATTGCAAAGCTACATGAAAAAATGGCGAACCAACGAAAAGACTTTCTGCATAAGGAGTCGCACCAATTAGCGAAACTTTATGATTGCGTGGTCATCGAAGACCTCAACATGAAAGGGATGTCGCAAGTCCTGAATTTCGGCAAGAGCGTTCATGACAACGGCTGGGGGATGTTCACGACATTTCTCCAATACAAGTTAGAGGAGCAAGGGAAAAAGCTTATCAAAATAGATAAGTGGTTTCCGTCATCTAAAACTTGTTCATGTTGCGGTCAAGTAAAGGAATCTTTATCGCTTTCTGAGCGTACATTCCGCTGTGAATGTGGATTCGAGAGCGACAGGGACGTCAATGCGGCAATCAATATCAAACATGAGGGCATGAAACGATTAGCGATAGCCTAA
- a CDS encoding IS630 family transposase: MFYVDETHVRAYQALRTTWAEVGNQKQVPSYGHHAHVSIFGAVDVQQGDVVFHRASSANAETFLDFLRLLKEKYSDRFIVLVLDNARIHHANMVQAFLDSDEGAAFHFIYLPPYSPQLNPIERLWKWLKDEVIANVLHKDQNDIAQSITRFEQYVLQHRDEVLRRIGCTA, from the coding sequence ATGTTTTATGTAGATGAGACGCATGTTCGTGCCTATCAAGCGCTTCGTACGACATGGGCAGAAGTGGGCAATCAAAAACAAGTGCCGAGCTACGGTCATCATGCCCATGTGTCCATTTTTGGTGCGGTCGACGTTCAACAAGGCGATGTCGTGTTTCATCGTGCCTCATCCGCCAATGCCGAGACGTTCCTAGACTTTTTGCGCCTGTTGAAAGAGAAATATTCGGATCGATTCATCGTGCTTGTGTTGGACAATGCACGTATTCATCATGCCAACATGGTGCAAGCATTCCTCGATAGCGACGAAGGCGCTGCATTTCACTTTATCTATTTGCCACCGTATTCTCCACAGTTAAACCCGATTGAACGGTTATGGAAGTGGCTGAAAGATGAAGTGATTGCCAACGTCTTGCATAAAGATCAAAACGACATTGCCCAGTCTATTACTCGTTTTGAACAGTACGTCTTGCAACACCGGGATGAAGTGTTACGCCGCATCGGGTGTACTGCGTAA
- a CDS encoding Rpn family recombination-promoting nuclease/putative transposase, which produces MQYLDLEMDFMFKQMFGHPSRKSITMAFLNALLHRTGDDRIVDVQFENTELTKETEEGKTGRLDVLVRTDRGERIHVEIQIIPQYGMPERLLYYWARLFSSSLSKGEPYATLPPTIMIAILNYPLFPHETDRFHTVFHIREDEEQFLWSPHLEFHALDLSQFMVKWKKYRRDVKRSPEWPWLMMLSAVDSRTKKIDEQMLHELEGIAMTEQEILEALEEWQSLSVDPENRYAYEMRLKWLLDQLSNIRGERQAGLEQGREEGMKQKEREMIRKMIEKGMSIAEIANILDLTEEEMRERLKDS; this is translated from the coding sequence ATGCAATACCTCGATTTGGAAATGGACTTTATGTTCAAGCAGATGTTTGGCCATCCGAGCCGAAAGTCGATTACGATGGCGTTTTTAAACGCGCTGTTGCATCGAACAGGGGACGACCGCATCGTCGATGTGCAATTTGAAAACACCGAGTTGACGAAAGAGACGGAAGAAGGAAAAACGGGTCGGTTAGACGTGCTCGTGCGCACCGATCGCGGCGAACGCATTCATGTAGAAATTCAAATTATCCCGCAATACGGCATGCCTGAACGGCTGTTGTACTACTGGGCGCGGCTGTTTTCGTCCTCACTGTCGAAAGGAGAACCGTACGCTACGCTTCCACCGACAATTATGATCGCGATCCTCAACTATCCGCTTTTTCCACACGAAACGGACCGCTTTCACACCGTATTTCACATCCGAGAAGACGAGGAACAGTTTCTTTGGAGCCCGCACCTTGAATTCCATGCGCTCGATCTGTCGCAATTTATGGTAAAATGGAAGAAATACCGCCGTGATGTGAAACGGTCACCGGAATGGCCGTGGTTGATGATGTTATCGGCTGTCGATAGCCGAACGAAGAAAATCGATGAACAAATGTTGCACGAATTGGAGGGAATCGCGATGACCGAACAAGAAATTTTAGAAGCATTGGAAGAGTGGCAAAGTTTAAGCGTCGACCCAGAAAACCGCTACGCATACGAAATGCGGCTCAAATGGCTGCTTGACCAGCTGTCCAACATCCGCGGCGAACGGCAAGCGGGATTGGAACAAGGTCGAGAAGAAGGCATGAAGCAAAAAGAGCGGGAAATGATTAGGAAAATGATCGAAAAAGGAATGAGCATTGCCGAGATTGCCAATATACTTGATTTGACGGAGGAAGAAATGAGAGAACGATTGAAAGATTCGTGA
- the tnpC gene encoding IS66 family transposase yields MANVVFDFQQTVFTLESMVAKIERQAQTIEKLIKENEQLRQENQQLRQENQKLKARIAELEARTKKNSTNSHLPPSSDRFVAKSPSRQPSEKQPGGQPGHRGTTLRQVPNPDHRVLHRVTKCKGCGHSLEHVAPLQVDIRQVFDLPVVRMEVTQHEREVKGCPKCHLVQQAEFPFYVTNHVQYGPAITSLVLYWNHAQLIPCERVTEMVKALVDHSMSAGTVVNMTRRWLPVFKAALEEIEAALLASKTLHVDETSLRVNRKNQWVHVASTAKVTRYGLHRSRGKQATDDIGILPRYKGTMVHDAYSVYPMYTEASHALCHAHHLRELRAYTELYGHSWSKEMSEALLKMKQAVENAGGALPEEEVRYWEAVYDELLANGRRELEERCRQGKHEGVRNAQNFIQRLEKRKQEALLFLRKKEVPFDNNQAERDLRMVKVKQKISGTFRQEDDAEAFCTIRSVISTLQKHGKPAWESLQRLLSGESLQTILHSS; encoded by the coding sequence ATGGCAAACGTTGTTTTTGATTTCCAACAAACGGTCTTCACACTCGAAAGCATGGTCGCAAAAATCGAGCGCCAAGCACAAACCATCGAAAAACTCATCAAAGAAAACGAACAATTAAGACAAGAAAACCAGCAACTTCGTCAAGAAAATCAAAAATTGAAAGCACGTATTGCAGAATTAGAAGCCCGTACGAAAAAAAACAGTACCAATAGCCATTTGCCGCCGTCTTCTGACCGGTTTGTGGCAAAATCCCCTTCTCGCCAACCGTCGGAGAAACAGCCGGGAGGGCAACCGGGGCATCGAGGAACGACGCTCCGTCAAGTCCCCAATCCTGACCACCGAGTCCTTCACCGCGTGACCAAATGCAAAGGATGTGGTCACTCTTTAGAACATGTCGCTCCGCTTCAAGTAGACATTCGCCAAGTGTTCGACCTCCCAGTGGTTCGAATGGAAGTGACTCAACACGAACGGGAAGTGAAGGGGTGTCCGAAATGTCATCTCGTCCAGCAGGCAGAGTTCCCTTTTTATGTCACGAATCATGTCCAGTACGGACCAGCCATCACTTCCCTTGTTTTATACTGGAATCATGCGCAGTTGATCCCGTGCGAGCGTGTCACGGAGATGGTCAAAGCGCTAGTGGACCATTCGATGAGTGCAGGCACAGTCGTGAACATGACGAGACGATGGCTCCCTGTGTTCAAAGCAGCGCTCGAAGAGATCGAAGCGGCGTTGCTCGCTTCCAAGACGTTGCACGTCGATGAAACGAGCCTGCGTGTGAACAGAAAGAACCAATGGGTGCATGTGGCTTCCACTGCCAAGGTCACACGATACGGGCTTCATCGTTCCCGTGGAAAGCAAGCGACGGACGACATCGGGATCTTGCCACGGTACAAAGGAACGATGGTACACGATGCGTATTCGGTGTACCCGATGTACACAGAGGCGAGCCATGCCCTTTGCCACGCCCATCATCTCCGGGAGCTTCGGGCATATACAGAACTTTACGGCCATTCATGGTCGAAAGAGATGAGCGAAGCGCTGTTGAAGATGAAACAGGCGGTGGAGAACGCGGGCGGAGCTCTACCGGAGGAGGAAGTCCGGTATTGGGAAGCCGTGTACGACGAGCTTCTAGCGAATGGTCGCCGAGAACTCGAGGAGCGTTGCCGACAAGGCAAGCATGAAGGCGTCCGCAACGCGCAGAATTTCATCCAGCGTCTAGAAAAGCGCAAGCAAGAAGCGCTTCTCTTCCTGCGAAAGAAAGAAGTGCCGTTTGACAACAACCAAGCCGAGCGCGATTTGCGGATGGTGAAAGTCAAACAAAAAATTTCCGGAACGTTTCGTCAGGAAGACGATGCGGAGGCTTTCTGCACCATTCGCAGCGTCATTTCTACCCTGCAAAAACACGGAAAGCCGGCTTGGGAATCGTTGCAAAGACTTCTAAGTGGGGAGTCTCTCCAAACGATTCTCCATTCCTCCTAG
- the tnpA gene encoding IS200/IS605 family transposase, with the protein MKLDNNNHSVFLLYYHLVLVVKYRRQVIDDTISDYAKDMFVRLGKNYNISLVEWNHDMDHVHILFKAHPNSELSKFINAYKSASSRLIKKHFPQVKRKLWKEYFWSRSFCLLTTGGAPLEVIKKYIENQEMK; encoded by the coding sequence ATGAAATTAGACAATAATAACCATTCAGTATTCCTGTTGTATTATCATCTTGTTCTGGTGGTAAAATATCGCAGACAAGTGATTGATGATACCATATCTGACTATGCAAAAGATATGTTTGTGAGATTGGGGAAAAATTACAATATTTCCTTGGTCGAATGGAATCACGATATGGATCATGTGCATATTTTGTTCAAAGCACATCCGAATAGTGAACTATCAAAGTTCATCAATGCCTATAAAAGTGCAAGTTCTCGACTGATTAAAAAGCATTTTCCGCAAGTGAAAAGAAAACTGTGGAAAGAATATTTTTGGTCAAGAAGTTTTTGCCTGCTTACAACGGGCGGTGCCCCCCTTGAAGTAATAAAAAAATATATAGAAAATCAAGAGATGAAGTGA
- a CDS encoding Rpn family recombination-promoting nuclease/putative transposase, producing MQYLDLEMDFMFKQMFGHPSRKSITMAFLNALLHRTGDDRIVDVQFENTELTKETEDGKTGRLDVIVRTNLGERIHVEIQIIPQYSMPERLLYYWARLFSSSLSKGEPYSALPPTIMIAILNYPFFPHETDRFHTVFHIREDEEQFLWSNHLEFHVLDLSQFMVKWKKYRRDVKQSPEWPWLTMLSAVDGRTKKVDEEMVRELEGVAMTEQEILEALEEWQSLSVDPENRYAYEMRLKWLLDQLSNIRGSREEGLKEGLEKGLQQGLQQEKRQIAKKMLEKGYDVQTIHELTELSLEEIEKLK from the coding sequence ATGCAATACCTCGATTTGGAAATGGACTTTATGTTCAAGCAGATGTTTGGCCATCCGAGCCGAAAGTCGATTACGATGGCGTTTTTAAACGCGCTTTTGCATCGGACAGGCGATGACCGAATCGTCGATGTGCAGTTTGAAAATACTGAGCTAACGAAAGAAACAGAAGACGGAAAAACAGGGCGGTTAGATGTCATTGTCCGTACGAATCTTGGGGAACGCATTCATGTCGAGATTCAAATCATCCCCCAATATAGTATGCCCGAACGGCTGTTGTACTACTGGGCGCGTCTGTTTTCGTCCTCGCTTTCAAAAGGAGAACCGTATTCCGCCCTTCCCCCGACCATTATGATCGCGATCCTCAACTATCCGTTCTTTCCGCATGAAACGGACCGCTTTCACACCGTATTTCACATCCGTGAAGATGAAGAACAGTTTCTCTGGAGCAATCATCTTGAATTTCATGTGCTTGATTTGTCACAATTTATGGTAAAATGGAAGAAATACCGCCGGGATGTGAAGCAATCACCCGAATGGCCGTGGCTGACGATGTTGTCCGCTGTGGATGGGCGGACAAAAAAGGTTGATGAAGAAATGGTTCGCGAATTGGAGGGAGTCGCGATGACAGAACAAGAAATTTTAGAGGCGTTAGAAGAATGGCAAAGTTTGAGCGTCGACCCGGAAAACCGCTACGCATACGAAATGCGGTTGAAATGGCTGCTTGATCAATTATCGAACATTCGCGGAAGTCGGGAAGAAGGGTTGAAAGAAGGATTGGAAAAAGGATTACAACAAGGACTGCAGCAAGAAAAACGCCAGATCGCGAAAAAGATGCTGGAGAAAGGGTACGACGTACAGACGATCCATGAACTGACGGAGTTGTCTTTGGAAGAGATTGAGAAGCTGAAGTGA
- a CDS encoding type II toxin-antitoxin system PemK/MazF family toxin, which produces MYKQGDIVLIPIPFSNLSVTKQRPVLVLSNDMYNQQTEDLLVAAITSQLKNIDYSIIINPSDLTEGSLKVTSAIRADKIYTLSKEIVLKKFGSVSKEVVQNVVLKLNHLYTSKLTF; this is translated from the coding sequence ATGTATAAACAAGGCGACATTGTCCTTATCCCGATTCCATTCAGTAATTTATCTGTAACGAAACAGCGACCTGTTCTTGTTTTATCAAATGACATGTATAACCAACAAACAGAAGATTTGCTCGTAGCTGCGATTACATCCCAACTGAAAAATATCGACTATTCTATTATCATCAATCCATCGGATTTGACTGAAGGAAGCTTGAAAGTGACTTCTGCGATTAGAGCGGATAAAATTTATACGCTGTCTAAAGAGATTGTGCTCAAAAAATTCGGTAGTGTAAGCAAGGAAGTGGTGCAAAATGTAGTGTTAAAGCTGAATCATTTATATACATCCAAATTGACATTTTAA
- a CDS encoding DUF2281 domain-containing protein, whose product MNNAKEKLIELIKEMSEGEIEKVLDFVEYLMKKQEKQLVHDLSKASETSIDFWNNDVDDEVWNHV is encoded by the coding sequence ATGAATAACGCAAAGGAAAAATTAATCGAATTGATCAAAGAGATGTCTGAAGGAGAAATTGAAAAAGTTTTAGATTTTGTGGAATATTTAATGAAAAAACAAGAAAAGCAACTCGTTCATGATTTAAGTAAAGCAAGTGAAACAAGTATAGATTTTTGGAACAACGATGTGGATGATGAGGTATGGAATCATGTATAA
- a CDS encoding ParA family protein — translation MKKQAKVISVINWKGGVGKTTLTHHLAAGLQHISADEFEGFLGHRSLPKVLLVDADAQCNLSISCLTPERFAEMVYDSPTTIGTLKELFEQFLQNEQSTINVEQYILKACVKSGNDKVYDHIDLLPSHEDLIYTDMNIAVYSRPNFDQKLIGADIYKFQILNNILNAVKNQYDFILIDCPPNLNYVTQNALYASDFYLIPTIPDRLSSYGLSSITHKVRSLNDLFRSAAKMYKETKLIGIVLNQIREYGGKPKDTQDNIISTLKELFPTDIFEHYLTHGDGISRASAHSCPVFAFPHSNYTKQIDGVINITREFLNKLGDGVVV, via the coding sequence ATGAAAAAACAAGCGAAAGTAATCAGTGTAATTAATTGGAAAGGAGGGGTTGGAAAAACAACGCTCACTCATCATTTAGCTGCAGGGTTGCAGCATATATCCGCTGATGAATTCGAGGGTTTTCTCGGGCACCGTTCATTACCAAAAGTGTTACTAGTTGATGCTGATGCCCAATGTAATCTGTCTATTTCATGTTTAACTCCAGAGCGATTTGCAGAGATGGTGTACGATAGCCCGACAACGATTGGAACACTAAAAGAATTGTTTGAACAGTTTTTGCAAAACGAACAATCTACTATTAATGTTGAGCAATACATCCTAAAAGCATGCGTGAAAAGCGGAAATGACAAAGTATATGACCACATTGATTTACTACCGTCCCACGAAGACCTCATTTACACAGACATGAACATCGCTGTTTATTCACGCCCGAACTTTGACCAAAAGCTCATCGGAGCAGACATTTACAAGTTTCAAATTTTGAACAACATCTTGAATGCGGTAAAAAATCAATATGATTTTATTTTGATTGATTGTCCACCAAATTTGAACTATGTAACGCAAAACGCCCTTTATGCAAGCGATTTTTACTTGATTCCCACTATCCCAGATCGCCTGTCGTCATACGGTCTCTCTTCCATTACCCACAAAGTTCGCAGCTTAAACGACTTATTCCGTTCTGCTGCAAAAATGTACAAAGAAACAAAACTCATCGGCATCGTGCTGAACCAAATTCGTGAATACGGAGGCAAGCCGAAAGATACACAAGACAATATCATTAGTACGTTGAAAGAACTATTCCCGACAGATATTTTCGAACACTATTTAACGCACGGAGACGGCATTTCGAGAGCATCGGCTCATAGTTGTCCGGTGTTTGCCTTTCCACATTCAAATTATACAAAACAAATTGATGGCGTTATAAATATTACACGTGAATTTTTAAATAAGCTAGGCGATGGAGTGGTAGTATGA
- a CDS encoding helix-turn-helix domain-containing protein, with protein MKRLKITNDHGWTPRTLRKQERKIKDASLRVRVTAVRLVMEGYLGKDVAKMVNLCRQSVALYVSRFNEGGLDHLLDRRLPPGRVPFLTEEQQQALRQLVLTTTPVDVGWGISSSWNTRILQSYIQQTYGVFMSREGIRKLLHRLRLSWTRPTYKLVKGNPEHQAAFQKELEFIKKN; from the coding sequence ATGAAACGTCTTAAAATTACAAATGATCACGGCTGGACCCCTCGAACACTTCGGAAACAAGAACGAAAAATCAAAGATGCTTCGCTTCGCGTTCGGGTTACTGCCGTTCGCCTCGTCATGGAAGGGTATCTCGGGAAAGATGTCGCGAAAATGGTCAATCTATGCCGTCAATCTGTTGCCCTCTACGTCTCACGCTTTAACGAAGGAGGACTCGATCATTTACTCGATCGCCGCTTACCACCCGGTCGTGTGCCGTTTCTTACCGAAGAACAGCAACAAGCACTCAGACAACTTGTGTTAACCACCACCCCCGTTGATGTCGGTTGGGGCATTTCTTCATCATGGAACACACGCATTTTGCAATCTTACATCCAACAAACATATGGTGTGTTTATGTCACGTGAAGGCATTCGCAAGTTGTTACATCGTCTTCGTTTATCGTGGACACGTCCGACTTACAAGCTGGTTAAAGGGAATCCAGAACATCAAGCTGCTTTTCAAAAGGAACTCGAATTTATAAAAAAAAACTAA
- a CDS encoding IS1634 family transposase, protein MSVQIRAIYESSYLNIISTIFKNLGLPSLIDRLVPVDPQCQTRASDVVWLLTLDILSGRQALVHVERWAHDIDLPKLIRPGLSPSWFNDDAIARHLDRLYDANIHAVLSACLVQIYKKEGIPLRVFHADTTDVSVYGTYESASPDALQITHGYNRHHRWQKQIGFGLIGNEDGIPFYGDVHDGNLPDKTWNPEVLSRVQKQLKQAKIEDEWIYVADSAAMTKDTLAQTKAANAFLITRGPSSLRIVKTALAKADAQDTPWSDPFSFAEKNGATYRVWETTSTYEGHSVRLIVVESSALDQRKGKTLEKERNQEAEFLRQKQPQWESRLFSCREDAEQSLASLKASLRLRFHRVEASVEAIVRPKKRRGRPKKGAEPDMETVYALRLNVEFDQDAWEQERRKASRFVLVTTVPEEWKGQPMNAKEILKLYKGQISVEMNFSFLKDPFFTDEIYVKKPERVAVLGYLFLLALAIYRVFQRRVRQFITPEHPLKGAGGRKLTRPTGQAIFQLFWYVRVVLLELPDGRIQRALGQPLTYEQRRILQGLGMDESIYV, encoded by the coding sequence ATGAGCGTTCAAATCCGTGCCATTTATGAAAGTTCCTATTTGAATATAATAAGCACTATTTTCAAGAACCTTGGTCTCCCTTCGTTAATCGACCGTCTGGTTCCGGTGGATCCGCAATGCCAAACCCGAGCCAGCGATGTGGTCTGGCTGCTCACCTTGGATATCTTGAGCGGTCGGCAAGCACTCGTTCATGTGGAACGATGGGCGCATGACATCGATTTGCCTAAGCTGATCCGACCAGGGCTTTCCCCTTCTTGGTTCAACGACGATGCCATCGCGCGCCATCTGGATCGGCTGTACGACGCCAATATCCACGCGGTTCTTTCGGCTTGTTTGGTGCAGATTTACAAGAAAGAGGGAATCCCTCTTCGGGTGTTCCATGCCGATACGACCGATGTATCGGTTTACGGTACGTATGAATCGGCCTCACCGGATGCCTTGCAGATTACGCATGGCTACAACCGGCATCATCGTTGGCAAAAGCAGATCGGATTTGGGCTGATTGGCAACGAGGATGGCATCCCGTTTTATGGCGATGTACACGACGGCAACCTGCCGGATAAGACGTGGAATCCCGAGGTGTTGTCCCGTGTGCAGAAACAGCTGAAGCAGGCCAAAATCGAAGACGAATGGATTTACGTAGCCGATTCTGCGGCCATGACGAAAGACACGCTGGCGCAAACGAAGGCCGCCAACGCCTTTTTGATCACAAGAGGTCCTTCTTCGCTCCGGATCGTCAAAACCGCGCTGGCTAAAGCCGATGCCCAAGACACGCCGTGGAGCGATCCGTTCTCCTTCGCAGAGAAAAACGGAGCCACCTACCGGGTGTGGGAAACGACATCGACGTACGAAGGTCATTCGGTCCGGTTGATCGTCGTCGAATCCAGCGCGCTCGACCAACGAAAAGGAAAGACGCTCGAAAAAGAGCGAAACCAAGAAGCGGAGTTTCTTCGGCAGAAACAACCCCAGTGGGAAAGCCGTCTGTTTTCGTGTCGGGAAGACGCCGAACAATCCCTAGCGTCTCTAAAGGCGTCCCTTCGTCTCCGGTTCCATCGCGTCGAGGCGTCGGTCGAAGCGATCGTGCGCCCGAAAAAACGGCGCGGACGTCCGAAAAAAGGGGCGGAACCAGACATGGAGACGGTGTACGCCCTTCGCTTGAACGTGGAATTCGACCAAGATGCGTGGGAACAGGAGAGACGGAAAGCGTCCCGGTTTGTCCTTGTCACGACCGTTCCGGAGGAATGGAAAGGTCAACCGATGAACGCGAAAGAGATCTTGAAGTTGTATAAAGGTCAAATCTCGGTGGAAATGAACTTTTCTTTCTTGAAAGACCCGTTCTTTACGGATGAGATTTACGTGAAAAAACCGGAACGAGTCGCGGTATTGGGCTATTTGTTTCTGTTGGCCTTGGCGATTTACCGTGTCTTCCAGCGCCGAGTGCGTCAGTTCATCACCCCGGAACACCCATTAAAGGGCGCGGGAGGTCGGAAACTGACCCGACCGACCGGACAAGCGATTTTTCAATTGTTTTGGTATGTTAGGGTCGTCCTGTTGGAACTGCCGGATGGACGAATCCAACGCGCGTTAGGTCAACCGCTCACATACGAGCAGCGAAGGATTTTGCAAGGATTAGGGATGGACGAGAGCATTTACGTCTAA
- a CDS encoding retropepsin-like aspartic protease, translated as MQIEYRDGLLFTSIEIVYRGKTKRIDNMVIDTGAAKTLISQHAVEDIELWVERRDRIVTYYGVGGKEHAFTKKLDTVKLGSFQLRKYEVDFSGMDYAGINGLLGLDVLIEDGFVLDLHKLKMYNWSRCPSHPENC; from the coding sequence ATGCAGATTGAATATCGCGACGGTTTATTGTTTACGTCAATTGAAATTGTTTATCGTGGGAAAACGAAGAGGATTGATAATATGGTTATTGATACTGGTGCTGCTAAAACATTAATCTCGCAACATGCAGTAGAAGATATAGAGTTATGGGTGGAGAGAAGGGATCGTATTGTTACTTACTATGGAGTAGGCGGCAAAGAGCATGCATTTACAAAGAAATTGGATACAGTTAAGCTAGGCTCTTTTCAATTAAGGAAGTATGAAGTTGATTTTAGCGGAATGGATTATGCGGGAATTAACGGGTTGCTAGGATTAGACGTATTGATAGAGGATGGGTTTGTTTTAGATCTACACAAATTAAAAATGTACAATTGGTCACGGTGCCCGTCGCACCCAGAGAATTGCTAA